The sequence below is a genomic window from Halostella salina.
CTGTCTGCGGGCGGCTCTCGCGGTGGCTCTATCTGCTCGCTGTCGCTGTTCTGCCGCCGGTACTGCATCGCCCTCCCGGAGAACGCCGACCCCATCGACAGCGCGAACATCGTCGTCGCGCTGAGGTCGACGTTCTGTTCATCGCACATCGCCACGAACAGGCGCGCGTTAGCCTCTCTCTCCTGCTTTGAGAGTTCCCACCCCTCCCAGTCGGTCATGCTCGCGGCCGTGTTGAACGGCATCTCGATCAGCGACCCGACGATTTCCTCGTTCATCACGATCCCGTTCGCTGTCCCGGCCGCGCCGCTGGCCGCGCTGTCGGCGCTGTCAGCGCTGTCTACCTCGCGCTCTACGTCCTCCTGCGTTGCCTCGCGCTGGCCGCTCCGGCCGCCGTCCATCGCTTCCTCTAACCGCTCGCGCACCTCCGCGCGACGGCCGCGTTCCTCCGGATCGTCGGCTTCCTCGACGATGTCCTCGCTCGACTTGTCCGAGCTGCGGAGCGCCGACAGCGGCCCGCCCCCCGAGTCGCTATCAGCGCTGTCGCCGTCGGCCGGGTCATCCGAGGCGCCGTCTGCGCTCTCGTCGGTATCGCTACCGGTCCGGCGCTCGCGGCCAGCGTCCGGGTCCGGCTCTATGTCGCTCATGCTCGCGTCGGCCAGCACGTCCTCGACGCCGTCCGGCGGACTCACGGCCGCCTGGTCGGGTTCCGGCGCTCCCTCGGGGCTGAGCTTCTCCGTTCCTTCGTGGCCGACCTCGACGGCGTCGACGCCGGCGTCGCTATCGGCGCTGTCGCTTGCGCTGTCAGCGACGGCCGCGCTCCCGCCGTCCGCGCGCTGCTGGCGCTGTCGGTCGCTGTCCCTCTCTACGCTGTCCGCGCTGTCGTCGCCGTCCGCCCGCGGGTACGCCTCGGCGGCGAGAAACTCGACGAGGTCGGCGCGTTCCTCCCCGACGATCCGGCCGTAGCCGTGATCGGCAGCGAGAGACTGCAAGTCACTATACCCGAGGTCCGTTAGCCCCTCGGGTGTCGCTGGTAGCGAAGCCATCCACCCGGCGATAGAGCGCGCTGGTGGGTATTACCTCGCAACTTGACAAAACAGGGCGCTCGCTACAGGTCGATCTCCGTGCTGTCTATCTCGTCGAGCTTCTCGCGCGCCGCCTCACGGAAAAACTGGGATCGGTTCGTACAGCCCGCGAGCATCTTCTTATCGTCCACCTCGTTGAATAGCTCCTCGGGGGCGCTGATGCCGTTCGTCGCCATACCAGCCTGAACGGGCCGAAACTACATCAAAACTATTGATAAGCAAATAAATTATTTGCTACAAGTTAGTCAATCAGCGGCCCAACCACATCGATCCGGTCCACGACGACGGGAACGACCATCGTTCATGGACCGCGCTCGCGGTCGGTCGTGGCCGGTGGCGCGCGTCCAGCTCGCCCTTCAGATATAGACGCCCTTCGACGGTTATCTCGTACATCTCGTTGTGGATCGGGTCGAGAAGTTCCGCGTAGTGGAGCCGCTTGCACCGGTCGCTGATGACGCCCTCGTACTCTGGAAACTTTGGGTCCTTCGACAGCAATCCCGGTGTCGTCCACCCATCCGCCTCGATCTGCTCTAAGATCCTCTCGTCAAGGGCGAGCATCCAGTCGGCCGACTTTCTCTTTGAGACACTCATACCTGCTCGTGGTTGTCTCCCGCCGTCGGCCCCTCATCCGACGAAGGCACTTCATCAGGTGCATTTTCCGAGGTATCTATTTCGCCGCGTAGATACTCCCTACCCCGGTCTGTTATCATGTACACTCCTTGTCCATACCTCTTTATCAGCCCATGTTTCACCAACTCAGAACACCGTTGCGAAACGTATCCGTTTGAATACCTCACAAACCCGTCTTTGATCATTTCAGACGGTGTAGCCGCCTCCACATCATCGAGATATTCAAGTATCCTATCATCGGCTAACACCATCCAATCTCCCGAGCGACGCTTGACCATCTTTAGTTAATTGATTATCAATCATCGACTGGCATTATACCTCCGCTAACTCGACATAGGTGTCTCCTTGTATCTCTACCAACTCACCGTTAGCTATAATAAGCGGGAGTTAATTGATTGCTAATGCAATGGCACGAAGAAGCCTATCAGTGTCCCTCTCGATGCCAACCGAGATGGACGAGCGAATTCGTGAAGAGGCCCAAAAACACGACATGACGTACTCACAGTACGTCCGCCAGTGCATCCGGGAGAACGAAGGCACGCCCTTCGACGAGCCGGAGAACACTGTTCTCTGTACCGACGAGAACGGCAGTACGCAGGAACGGAAGACGGGGGCCGCCTAACATGTCCAGTGCCCAGGTAGCCCCCGAGCGAGACGACGGCACCGGCGACGAAAAGAGTGGCGACCGCACGGAGGTCGACGACCCATGAACGGCGATCGCGTCGACCCCGACAACCTGCCGCAATCGCACAGTCCGGCCGTCATCGAAGTACGTAACCAGGGGACGGTGTACGTCGCCGACCACACTATCCTCGACTCTGGGTGGGTGTCCGTCCGCGAGTGGTCGGGCGACCGCGCGAAGATCCCGCCCCAGCGCGCACTCGCCATCCGTCGCGTTCCCACCGAACACTACGGCGAGCGTGACGAGTCCGGGTTCCGGCCGATGCGGGTCGCTGACGAGAGCTGGCGAGCCGAGGCCAGTCCCGACACTCCCGGCCGCGACGAACCGATCCGCGCTGACGGTGGAAAGGATGCCTGAAGACGCGTTCACCTACACGGTCAAACTGAAGCGTGGCGCTGGCGACGACGTGCAGAAGTGCAAGGTGACCGCGCCGGACATCGACACGCTTCAGACCCGTGTTGAGGCTGTCCGCGAGAAGATGGGCGAATGGGCGAGCGACTACCGCGAGATCCAGCCCGACGACCGGCGCGGGCTCGCTGACGACCAGAGCGAACTCGGGGAGGTCGGGACCGCGTGACGGAGAATCTCGAACCCCTCGGTCCGTTCGAAGCGGTGGAGATGTACATGGACCACCGCGAGCCGGAACTGAGCGAGAAGTCGCTACAGAACCACCAGTACCGGCTCGACGCGTTCCTTGAGTTCTGCGAGGAACGCGGGATCGAGAACCTGAACAACCTGACCGGCCGCGACCTCCACCGCTTCCGAACGTGGCGGTCGAAGCAGGATATCGGTACGATGACCCTCCGGACGAACCTCGCAACCCTCCGCGTGTTCCTGGAGTTCTGCGCGTCCGTCGACGCCGTCGAGCAGGGTCTACGGGAGAAGGTCGTACTGCCGGAGGTCGACAAGGAGGAGCAGAGCAAGGACGTGAAGCTCGATGTTGACCGCGCCGAGGCGATACTGGAGCATCTGGAGCGCTTCGAGTACGCGAGCCGGGCGCACGTCATCATGGCGATACTGTGGCACACGGGCGTCCGGCTCGGGACGCTTCGGACGCTGGATGTGGACGACGTGGACCTCGAAACGCCGTGCCTGCGTGTCCGCCACCGACCGGAGACGGGCACGCCGCTGAAGAACGGGAAGGCGGCCAACCGCGTCATCGCCATCGGCGACGACTACGCCCGCGTGATCCGCGACTACATGGAGAACCGGCGGATCCAGGTCGAAGACTCTCACGGCCGCGAGCCGCTGATTTCCTCCGATCACGGCCGACTCACGGAGTCCGCTATCCGGTCGGTCGTCTACATGTGGACCCGGCCGTGCGTCGTCGCCGAGTGTCCGCACGACGAGGATCCGACGACGTGCGATTACATGACCCGGCGGCACGCGAGCGAGTGTCCCAGCTCGCGCTCGCCCCACGGTATCCGCCGGGGGGCGCTCACCCGGATGCTCCGCGAGGGCACGCCGGAGGAGATCGTCAGCGACCGCTCGAACGTATCGCGGGACGTGCTCGAACAGCACTACGATCAGCGGACAGAACACGAGCGCATGGAACTACGGCGCGACTTCATCGAGGACGCATGAACCCACACCAGCCACCAGCGAGAGGGAAGAAGTACCGACGTTCGACCACCCCACGCCGCTTCAAAATCAAAGGTCGTACCCCGGCGAGTCCACTGCTAAGAAACGTTTTCTCGGCTTCTTTGGTTCTATAGACGATTCTGCGGCCGTCATTTGGTGTTGCCACTCC
It includes:
- a CDS encoding CopG family ribbon-helix-helix protein; translation: MATNGISAPEELFNEVDDKKMLAGCTNRSQFFREAAREKLDEIDSTEIDL
- a CDS encoding winged helix-turn-helix domain-containing protein translates to MVLADDRILEYLDDVEAATPSEMIKDGFVRYSNGYVSQRCSELVKHGLIKRYGQGVYMITDRGREYLRGEIDTSENAPDEVPSSDEGPTAGDNHEQV
- a CDS encoding CopG family antitoxin → MARRSLSVSLSMPTEMDERIREEAQKHDMTYSQYVRQCIRENEGTPFDEPENTVLCTDENGSTQERKTGAA
- a CDS encoding tyrosine-type recombinase/integrase, producing the protein MTENLEPLGPFEAVEMYMDHREPELSEKSLQNHQYRLDAFLEFCEERGIENLNNLTGRDLHRFRTWRSKQDIGTMTLRTNLATLRVFLEFCASVDAVEQGLREKVVLPEVDKEEQSKDVKLDVDRAEAILEHLERFEYASRAHVIMAILWHTGVRLGTLRTLDVDDVDLETPCLRVRHRPETGTPLKNGKAANRVIAIGDDYARVIRDYMENRRIQVEDSHGREPLISSDHGRLTESAIRSVVYMWTRPCVVAECPHDEDPTTCDYMTRRHASECPSSRSPHGIRRGALTRMLREGTPEEIVSDRSNVSRDVLEQHYDQRTEHERMELRRDFIEDA